The following coding sequences are from one Thamnophis elegans isolate rThaEle1 chromosome 5, rThaEle1.pri, whole genome shotgun sequence window:
- the PRICKLE4 gene encoding prickle-like protein 4: MSQPSHIWSERERSPCSRIVTSLTPASSSDSDSGCALEDYPGPTTEFPPSEPVLQSSSSFSSAVVPAAIHNQLRIKILLYQLPPQDCDERYCPFIGEEERKQLRTFAAWRRQESLGQGVLRHLPLTAQEYLCRNCDKNIIRGDQGVFASKLGEQCWWHPTCFVCHVCQQPLIDLIYFHRDNKIFCGRHHAEFFRPRCASCDQLIFTSECVEAEGMRWHEEHFCCLECDLPLHIQQYVMKGGQPCCCACFESLYADICQACGEIVGVNSKQIVLQGQHWHSKDSCFCCSFCRKALLSQPITIHNGLLFCSEACSLEKESALSSSGSDSSDSAFISAPSPDFTPISRARNSSLDCSSKTGRTQRDGREERAGAAVTERLHSCGNSSVYAEFDGQEESVSFRNRTITPQLHVFESLTVSPQEDVRISISHPMDTPWSTTVVRGNRNLKTYFQETSRPQADFHFKSRHSVASQASVLIMDFPDRIYEGSPGGKEVTMEDDDSKYLTCSSSSSSDSEPEGFFFGKPIPKPGSRYGAFANMEQETLGKGMGWAARARANSKHCSIS; encoded by the exons ATGTCCCAGCCAAGCCACATTTGGTCCGAGAGAGAGAGGTCTCCATGTAGTAGAATTGTAACTTCTCTAACACCTGCTTCATCTTCAGACAGTGATTCTGGCTGCGCCCTGGAAGATTATCCAGGTCCAACCACTGAATTTCCTCCATCAGAGCCA GTATTACAAAGCAGTAGCTCTTTTTCATCAGCTGTGGTACCTGCTGCTATTCACAATCAGCTCCGTATCAAAATTCTCCTCTACCAACTACCTCCACAAGACTGTGAT gaGAGATATTGTCCCTTCATTGGTGAAGAGGAAAGAAAGCAACTCCGTACCTTTGCTGCATGGCGGCGGCAGGAATCGCTGGGACAGGGAGTTTTACGTCATCTGCCTCTTACAGCTCAAGAGTACTTATGCAGAAAT TGCGATAAGAATATAATCAGAGGAGACCAAGGTGTATTTGCCTCTAAGCTGGGTGAACAGTGCTGGTGGCATCCTACCTGCTTTGTCTGCCACGTTTGCCAGCAACCACTCATAGATCTCATTTACTTCCATCGCGATAATAAGATTTTTTGTGGCCGGCACCATGCAGAATTTTTCCGCCCTCGCTGTGCTTCATGTGATCAG CTGATCTTCACTTCCGAGTGCGTGGAGGCAGAAGGCATGCGCTGGCATGAAGAACACTTTTGCTGTCTCGAGTGTGACTTGCCCTTGCACATTCAGCAATATGTGATGAAGGGTGGACAACCCTGCTGTTGTGCTTGCTTTGAGAGTCTTTATGCAGATATCTGTCAAGCCTGTGGTGAGATTGTTG GTGTCAACAGTAAACAGATTGTACTACAAGGTCAACACTGGCACAGCAAAGACTCGTGTTTCTGTTGCAGCTTTTGCCGTAAAGCACTGCTGAGTCAGCCCATCACCATTCACAATGGTCTTCTCTTCTGCTCTGAGGCCTGTAGTTTGGAAAAGGAATCAGCTTTGTCTTCCAGTGGCTCGGATTCCTCTGACTCTGCTTTCATCTCTGCTCCATCCCCAGACTTCACCCCAATTTCAAGAGCTAGAAACAGCAGCCTTGACTGCTCTTCCAAAACTGGGAGAACTCAAAGAGATGGCCGTGAGGAAAGGGCAGGTGCAGCTG TGACTGAAAGGCTTCACTCATGTGGTAATTCCTCAGTGTATGCCGAGTTTGACGGCCAAGAGGAATCAGTATCTTTCAGAAATAGAACTATCACCCCACAGCTTCATGTATTTGAGTCATTGACTGTTTCACCTCAAGAGGATGTACGAATCTCCATCTCTCATCCCATGGACACACCTTGGAGCACCACAGTTGTGAGGGGTAATCGCAACTTGAAAACATATTTTCAAGAAACATCTCGGCCACAAGCGGACTTCCACTTCAAAAGCAGGCACTCTGTAGCCTCACAGGCATCTGTATTAATTATGGATTTTCCAGACAGAATATACGAAGGCAGCCCTGGGGGAAAGGAAGTTACTATGGAAGATGATGATTCCAAGTACCTCACTTGCTCATCCTCATCCTCTTCTGACTCTGAGCCAGAAGGTTTCTTCTTTGGGAAGCCAATTCCAAAGCCTGGTTCCAGATATGGAGCTTTTGCCAATATGGAGCAGGAAACacttgggaagggaatggggtggGCTGCCAGAGCAAGAGCCAATAGTAAACACTGTAGTATATCCTAG